In Argiope bruennichi chromosome 4, qqArgBrue1.1, whole genome shotgun sequence, a single window of DNA contains:
- the LOC129966882 gene encoding receptor expression-enhancing protein 5-like, which translates to MFSINQALLALDKKLQEENKFNEILKKVEDFSGIERRKIVLTTCFILAAMIIIGYGAQIICNGIGFAYPAYASILAIESRNKDDDTCWLTYWVVFAGLSLIEFFSDFILALIPFYWMLKCMFLIWCFMPFSLNGSKFIYNRFIRPVFLSHLVQAESEDNSPSEEHEKSS; encoded by the coding sequence ATGTTTTCCATCAACCAGGCCTTATTGGCCCTGGATAAGAAACTCCAGGAAGAGaacaaattcaatgaaatattgaaaaaagtggAGGATTTCTCGGGTATCGAGAGGAGGAAAATTGTCCTGACAACCTGCTTTATCCTTGCTGCTATGATCATCATAGGATATGGTGCCCAGATTATCTGCAATGGAATCGGATTTGCCTACCCAGCCTATGCGTCTATCTTGGCCATCGAGTCCAGGAACAAAGACGATGACACTTGCTGGTTGACCTATTGGGTTGTTTTCGCTGGCTTGTCCCTCATTGAATTCTTCTCCGATTTCATCCTGGCTCTAATTCCTTTCTACTGGATGCTCAAATGCATGTTCCTTATCTGGTGCTTCATGCCCTTTAGCCTGAATGGTTCAAAGTTCATCTACAACAGATTCATCCGGCCAGTTTTCCTGTCCCATTTGGTACAAGCGGAATCGGAGGACAACTCTCCTTCAGAAGAGCACGAGAAGTCCTCTTAG